One stretch of Agelaius phoeniceus isolate bAgePho1 chromosome W unlocalized genomic scaffold, bAgePho1.hap1 SUPER_W_unloc_2, whole genome shotgun sequence DNA includes these proteins:
- the LOC143692726 gene encoding olfactory receptor 14C36-like: MSNSSSIRHFLLLALADTRQLQLLHFCLLLGISLAALLGNGLIISAVACGHHLHTPMFFFLLNLALADLGSICTTVPKAMHNSLWDTSTISYTGCAAQLFLIFFFLGSEFYLLTIMCYDRYVSICKPLHYGTLLGSRACAHMAAAAWASAFLTAFMHTANTFSLPLCHGNVLGQFFCEVPQMLKLSCAKSYLRELGLLAVSVCLSSGCFVFIVFSYVQIFRAVLRIPSEQGRHKAFSTCLPHLAVVSLFISTATFSYLKPPSMSSPSLDLALSVLYSVVPPALNPLIYSLRNQELKAAVWRLITGCFQKH; encoded by the coding sequence atgtccaacagcagctccatcaggcacttcctcctgctggcattggcagacacgcggcagctgcagctcctgcacttctgcctcttgctgggcatctccctggctgccctcctgggcaacggcctcatcatcagcgccgtagcctgcggccaccacctgcacacgcccatgttcttcttcctgctcaacctggccctcgctgacctgggctccatctgcaccactgtccccaaagccatgcacaattccctctgggacaccagcaccatctcctacacCGGATGTGCTGCCCAActctttctgattttcttcttccttggaTCAGAGTTTTATCTGCTGAcgatcatgtgctacgaccgctacgtgtccatctgcaaacccctgcactacgggaccctcctgggcagcagagcttgtgcccacatggcagcagctgcctgggccagtgcctttctcactgctttcatgcacacggccaatacattttccctgcccctgtgccatggcaatgtcctgggccagttcttctgtgaagtGCCCCAGATGCTCAAGCTCTCCTGTGCCAAATCCTATCTCAGGGAACTGgggcttcttgctgttagtgTGTGTTTATCTTCTggatgttttgtgttcattgttttctcctatgtgcagatcttcagggctgtgctgaggatcccctctgagcagggacggcacaaagccttttccacctgcctccctcacctggctgtggtctccctgttcatcagcactgcCACATTTTCCTACCTGAAGcctccctccatgtcctccccatccctggatctggccctgtcagttctgtactcggtggtgcctccagccctgaaccccctcatctacagcctgaggaaccaggagctcaaggctgcagtgtggagactgatcactggatgctttcagaaacattaa
- the LOC143692581 gene encoding olfactory receptor 14I1-like, producing MSNSSSISHFLLLALADTRQLQLLHFCLLLGISLAALLGNGLIISAVACGHHLHTPMFFFLLNLALADLGSICTTVPKAMHNSLWDTRDISYSGCAAQLFFFLFFISAEFYLLTIMCYDRYVSICKPLHYGTLLGSRACAHMAAAAWASAFLYSLLHTANTFSLPLCHGNALGQFFREIPEILQLSCSNSSLREHGLIALSACLLFGCFLFIVFSYVQIFRAVLRIPSEQGQHKAFSTCLPHLAVVSLFLITGSISHLKPPSISSPSLNVALSVLYSVVPPALNPLIYSLRNQELKSAVWTLMTGCFQKH from the coding sequence atgtccaacagcagctccatcagtcacttcctcctgctggcattggcagacacacggcagctgcagctcctgcacttctgcctcttgctgggcatctccctggctgccctcctgggcaacggcctcatcatcagcgccgtagcctgcggccaccacctgcacacgcccatgttcttcttcctgctcaacctggccctcgctgacctgggctccatctgcaccactgtccccaaagccatgcacaattccctctgggacaccagggacatctCCTACTCTGGATgcgctgcacagctctttttctttctgttcttcatctcagcagagttttatttgctgaccatcatgtgctatgaccgctacgtgtccatctgcaaacccctgcactatgggaccctcctgggcagcagagcttgtgcccacatggcagcagctgcctgggccagtgcctttctctattcactgctgcacacggccaatacattttccctgcccctgtgccatggtaATGCTCTGGGCCAGTTCTTCCGTGAAATCCCAGAGatcctccagctctcctgctcaaatTCCTCCCTCAGAGAACATGGGCTAATTGCACTTAGTGCCTGCTTgttatttggttgttttttgttcattgttttctcctatgtgcagatcttcagggctgtgctgaggatcccctctgagcagggacagcacaaagccttttccacctgcctccctcacctggctgtggtctccctgttcctcatcACTGGCTCAATTTCCCATCTaaagcccccctccatctcttccccatccctgaatgtggccctgtcagttctgtactcagtggtgcctccagccctgaaccccctcatctacagcctgaggaaccaggagctcaagtcTGCAGTGTGgacactgatgactggatgctttcagaaacattaa